A stretch of the Medicago truncatula cultivar Jemalong A17 chromosome 5, MtrunA17r5.0-ANR, whole genome shotgun sequence genome encodes the following:
- the LOC11407099 gene encoding uncharacterized protein, with protein MDFFFKGMNGDGSDCPFDMRDIQRCPFLRNIDEPTNFSFASTKFSIPVHGAKGPIFEDGPSFDMAFKLFHGKDGIVPLSERSDFHNGNKEADSMPVFNPLAGRAASISLSSFGLGGPFNFGDFSEKWKKQKNSESSNKKEYSSQEGEMSKHEALGNEWLENGNCPIAKSYRAASRVVPLVATALKPPTAMKFKCPAAVVAARAALARTAFVKNLRPQPLPAKMLAIAALGMALNVPLGMWKEHTKKFSLSWFAAVHAAVPFIAMLRKSVRMPKSAMALTIAASILGQVIGSRAERIRMKAIAEMGKVTTLTETTSSVTTYDTRQLDDFRTRRCGAEGMVLNSIPIKDAGTSSTANTCY; from the exons ATGGATTTCTTTTTTAAGGGAATGAATGGAGATGGATCTGATTGCCCCTTTGATATGAGAGACATCCAAAGGTGCCCGTTTTTGAGAAATATCGATGAACCTACAAACTTCTCTTTTGCTTCAACAAAATTCTCCATTCCT GTGCATGGAGCCAAGGGTCCTATATTTGAAGATGGTCCTAGTTTTGATATGGCTTTTAAGCTATTTCATGGGAAAGATGGCATTGTTCCTCTTTCTGAGAGATCTGACTTTCATAATGGTAACAAGGAAGCTGATTCGATGCCTGTTTTTAACCCTTTGGCTGGAAGAGCTGCTTCCATTAGTCTATCATCCTTTGGATTAGGTGGCCCATTTAATTTTGGGGATTTTTCTGAGAAATGGAAGAAACAGAAGAATTCTGAATCATCAAACAAAAAGGAATATTCGTCTCAG GAAGGAGAAATGTCAAAGCACGAAGCACTTGGAAACGAATGGTTGGAAAATGGTAACTGCCCAATTGCCAAGTCTTATAGAGCCGCAAGCCGTGTTGTCCCCCTTGTTGCAACAGCTTTGAAGCCACCAACTGCCATGAAATTTAAATGCCCAGCAGCAGTTGTTGCTGCCAGGGCCGCCCTTGCTCGTACAGCCTTTGTTAAAAACTTGCGACCTCAGCCTCTTCCTGCTAAGATGCTTGCTATTGCTGCGTTAGGCATGGCTCTTAACGTGCCTTTGGGTATGTGGAAGGAGCATACCAAGAAGTTCTCATTGTCTTGGTTTGCAGCTGTGCATGCTGCCGTTCCCTTTATAGCCATGCTTCGGAAGTCTGTACGGATGCCTAAATCAGCAATGGCTCTGACCATCGCAGCTTCTATCCTCGGACAGGTTATTGGCTCTAGAGCTGAGCGTATCCGGATGAAAGCAATAGCTGAGATGGGAAAAGTGACGACACTAACAGAAACCACAAGCAGTGTCACAACGTATGATACCAGGCAGCTTGATGACTTCAGGACCCGTCGCTGTGGTGCAGAAGGAATGGTTCTCAACTCAATCCCCATAAAAGATGCCGGTACGAGTTCAACTGCCAATACATGTTATTGA
- the LOC11409459 gene encoding probable methyltransferase PMT21 produces the protein MKHKDGKLIHQPNKNRSLTAAITIIVLCGFSFYLGGVFKSGNNGVDVINTIQKSLDSPKQSSGSLQIKPFSFPECSNDYQDYTPCTDPKRWRKYGTYRLTLLERHCPPIFERKECLVPPPPGYKPPIRWPKSRDECWYRNVPYDWINKQKSNQHWLIKEGEKFQFPGGGTMFPNGVGEYVDLMQDLIPGIKDGSVRTAIDTGCGVASWGGDLLDRGVLTISLAPRDNHEAQVQFALERGIPAILGVISTQRLPFPSNSFDMAHCSRCLIPWTEFGGIYLQEIHRILRPGGFWVLSGPPVNYERRWRGWNTTVEEQRTDYEKLQDLLTSMCFKLYNKKDDIYVWQKAKDNACYDKLSRDTYPPKCDDSLEPDSAWYTPLRACFVVPMEKYKKSGLTYMPKWPQRLNVAPERISLVQGSSSSTFSHDNSKWKKRIQHYKKLLPDLGTNKIRNVMDMNTAYGGFAASLINDPLWVMNVVSSYGPNTLPVVFDRGLIGTFHDWCEAFSTYPRTYDLLHADGFFTAESHRCEMKYVMLEMDRILRPGGHAIIRESSYFADAIATMAKGMRWICHKENTEFGVEKEKILVCQKKLWQPSNSGSR, from the exons ATGAAGCATAAGGATGGAAAACTGATCCACCAGCCGAACAAGAACCGATCTCTGACTGCGGCGATCACTATCATTGTTCTGTGTGGTTTTTCATTCTACCTTGGTGGAGTCTTTAAATCTGGAAACAATGGTGTTGATGTCATCAACACCATTCAGAAATCACTTGATTCACCTAAGCAATCCTCAGGCTCTTTGCAAATTAAGCCCTTTAGTTTCCCTGAATGCAGCAATGATTATCAAGACTATACTCCATGCACAGATCCAAAG AGATGGAGAAAGTATGGTACATATAGACTTACTTTGTTGGAACGCCATTGCCCTCCGATTTTTGAGAGGAAAGAATGCTTAGTTCCTCCTCCACCAGGTTACAAGCCTCCAATTAGATGGCCAAAGAGTAGAGATGAATGTTGGTACAG GAATGTGCCATATGATTGGATTAACAAGCAGAAGTCTAATCAGCATTGGTTGATAAAGGAAGGGGAGAAATTTCAATTTCCTGGTGGAGGTACTATGTTTCCTAATGGTGTTGGtgaatatgttgatttaatgcaAGATCTGATCCCAGGAATTAAAGATGGGTCAGTTAGAACTGCAATTGATACTGGTTGTGGG GTTGCTAGCTGGGGTGGTGACTTGCTGGATCGAGGCGTTCTAACAATTTCTCTCGCGCCAAGAGATAACCATGAAGCTCAGGTTCAATTTGCTCTGGAGCGCGGTATCCCAGCAATTCTTGGTGTCATCTCTACACAAAGACTTCCTTTCCCTTCAAACTCCTTTGATATGGCTCATTGCTCTAGATGCCTTATCCCATGGACAGAATTTG GTGGAATTTATCTCCAAGAAATTCACCGAATTCTTCGTCCTGGAGGATTTTGGGTTCTGTCTGGTCCACCAGTCAACTACGAGCGTAGGTGGCGCGGATGGAACACAACGGTGGAAGAGCAAAGAACAGATTATGAAAAGCTACAAGATTTGCTCACATCAATGTGCTTCAAATTGTACAACAAGAAGGATGACATTTATGTATGGCAAAAGGCCAAAGATAACGCTTGCTACGATAAGCTTTCTAGAGATACCTATCCTCCAAAATGTGACGACAGTCTCGAACCAGATTCAGCATGGTACACTCCGCTTCGCGCTTGTTTCGTTGTTCCAATGGAAAAGTACAAGAAATCAGGCCTCACATACATGCCGAAATGGCCTCAAAGGTTGAATGTTGCACCTGAAAGGATATCACTTGTTCAAGGTTCTAGTTCTAGTACTTTCAGTCATGATAACAGTAAGTGGAAAAAGCGCATTCAGCACTACAAGAAGTTGTTGCCTGATCTTGGCACAAACAAGATAAGAAATGTGATGGATATGAATACAGCTTATGGAGGTTTTGCTGCTTCCTTGATCAATGATCCTTTGTGGGTTATGAATGTTGTTTCATCTTATGGTCCTAATACACTCCCTGTAGTTTTCGATCGAGGCCTTATCGGTACCTTCCATGATTG GTGTGAAGCTTTTTCAACATATCCTAGAACCTATGACCTACTTCATGCTGATGGATTCTTCACTGCTGAAAGCCACAG ATGTGAAATGAAGTATGTAATGTTGGAAATGGACCGGATTTTGCGACCAGGCGGGCACGCTATAATCCGAGAGTCAAGTTATTTTGCGGATGCCATTGCAACTATGGCGAAGGGAATGAGATGGATATGTCACAAAGAAAACACTGAGTTTGGTGTTGAAAAAGAGAAGATATTGGTATGCCAGAAAAAGCTGTGGCAGCCATCCAACTCAGGATCAAGATGA